The following coding sequences are from one Eptesicus fuscus isolate TK198812 chromosome 7, DD_ASM_mEF_20220401, whole genome shotgun sequence window:
- the AKAP3 gene encoding A-kinase anchor protein 3 isoform X1, whose amino-acid sequence MSERVDWLQSQNGVCKVDVYSPGDSQPQDWKMSDEYLSVFKEVSNDPVRVLSWLRKDLEKTTAGFQSVRFKPGESSPDGEMTNSGDPQKGFTVDYYNTTNKDNPGRFHFEMTHKENPLPGSGVQDNDGSTVDEVSFYANRLTNLVIAMARKEINEKIDGSENKCVHQSVYMGDEPPANKSLTKVASELVNETVSECSKNTTSDKVPGSGDRVLGSLQSPSNLRYNKTTFKINECKGPDGKPSSKKSFFYKEVFESHNAGDSKEGARSLPGERKMFRGQERPDDFTTSVSQKIMTYANSVVSDMMVSIMKTLKIQVKDTTIATILLKKVLLGHAKEVVSDLIDSLMKNLHNVTGTLMTDTDFVSAVKRSLFFHGSQKASDIMDAMLWKLYSVMFAKKPPENIRKTKDKSESYSLVSMKGMGGPKNQKVNFATMKSEGKLRERMFSPPCKPEKTCVETLGEHIIKEGLSLWHKTQNKEGKSPDFQCATTPNNQYDPPPDFPMEYPLDTCNFIPPMHNLENPENFMCDSDSWAKDLLVSALLLIQYHLAQGGSMDAQSFLEAAGRTNFPTNKAPVVSAETNLKSPHMEGNQEETEKKDLMSVFFNFIRNLLGETIFKNDYGPEPKVPEQPIKEDLCERPVPPCPIKVSEGDEAGGTLAGLAKMVTSHMNGQMIEHLMDSVMKLCLIIAKSCDSPLAELGDDKSGDASRPTSAFPDSFYECLPVKGTGTAEAVLQNAYQAIHNELRGVSGQLPEGCASTKVVVSNQNLIDTVQNKQLQAVLQWVAASELNVPILYFAGDDEGIQEKLLQLSAAAVDKGRSVGEVLQSVLRYEKERQLDEAVGNVTRLQLLDWLMVNL is encoded by the coding sequence TCGGATGAATACTTGTCTGTTTTTAAGGAAGTCTCAAATGATCCTGTCAGAGTGCTCAGCTGGCTCCGCAAAGATCTGGAAAAAACTACAGCAGGGTTCCAAAGTGTTAGGTTCAAGCCTGGAGAATCATCACCTGATGGGGAAATGACCAACTCAGGAGACCCACAGAAGGGTTTCACTGTGGACTACTACAATACCACCAACAAGGACAATCCAGGGAGATTTCATTTTGAGATGACTCACAAAGAAAACCCTCTCCCAGGTTCCGGTGTCCAAGATAATGATGGGAGTACAGTGGATGAAGTTTCCTTCTATGCTAACCGCCTCACAAATTTAGTCATAGCCATGGCCCGCAAGGAGATCAATGAAAAGATCGATGGCTCGGAGAACAAATGTGTCCATCAGTCAGTGTACATGGGGGATGAACCCCCCGCTAACAAAAGCCTGACTAAGGTGGCATCAGAGCTGGTGAATGAGACTGTCTCTGAATGTTCCAAGAATACTACCTCAGATAAGGTTCCTGGCTCTGGTGACAGAGTCTTAGGATCATTGCAGAGTCCCTCAAATTTGAGATACAACAAGACCACTTTTAAGATCAATGAATGCAAGGGTCCAGATGGCAAGCCTAGTTCTAAGAAGTCTTTCTTCTATAAAGAAGTGTTTGAATCTCATAACGCAGGTGATTCCAAAGAGGGTGCAAGGTCCTTACCTGGGGAGAGAAAAATGTTCAGAGGGCAAGAAAGGCCTGATGATTTTACAACTTCTGTTAGTCAGAAGATCATGACCTATGCTAACAGTGTGGTGTCTGATATGATGGTCTCCATAATGAAGACTCTGAAAATCCAAGTGAAGGACACAACCATTGCCACCATCCTGCTGAAGAAGGTACTACTTGGGCATGCAAAAGAGGTGGTCTCAGATCTCATTGACTCCCTCATGAAGAACCTCCACAACGTCACAGGGACCCTCATGACTGATACAGACTTTGTCTCGGCTGTGAAACGAAGTCTCTTCTTTCATGGAAGCCAGAAGGCCTCAGATATTATGGATGCTATGCTGTGGAAGCTCTACAGTGTGATGTTTGCCAAGAAACCTCCTGAGAATATCAGGAAAACCAAGGACAAGTCTGAGAGTTATTCCCTTGTCTCCATGAAAGGAATGGGTGGTCCTAAAAACCAAAAGGTAAATTTTGCAACAATGAAATCTGAAGGTAAATTGAGGGAAAGAATGTTCTCTCCTCCATGCAAACCAGAGAAGACTTGTGTTGAAACTTTGGGTGAACACATTATCAAAGAGGGCCTGAGTTTATGGCATAAAACTcagaataaagaaggaaaatctccAGATTTTCAGTGTGCAACAACTCCCAACAACCAGTATGACCCTCCCCCAGACTTTCCAATGGAATATCCTCTGGATACTTGCAATTTCATCCCCCCTATGCATAACCTAGAGAACCCTGAGAATTTTATGTGTGATTCAGACTCCTGGGCCAAGGACCTGCTTGTATCTGCATTACTTCTGATTCAATACCACCTGGCCCAGGGAGGAAGCATGGATGCACAGAGCTTCCTTGAAGCTGCTGGTAGAACCAACTTTCCTACCAACAAGGCCCCTGTAGTTTCTGCTGAGACCAACCTTAAGTCTCCACATATGGAAGGTAaccaagaagaaacagagaagaaGGATCTAATGAGTGTTTTCTTCAACTTTATCAGGAATTTACTTGGTGAGACCATTTTCAAGAATGACTATGGCCCTGAACCCAAGGTGCCAGAACAACCAATTAAGGAAGACCTATGTGAAAGACCTGTACCCCCTTGTCCCATCAAAGTGAGTGAAGGTGATGAGGCTGGTGGTACTCTTGCTGGGCTGGCCAAGATGGTCACCAGCCACATGAATGGGCAGATGATAGAACATCTAATGGACTCAGTGATGAAATTGTGTCTCATTATTGCCAAGTCCTGCGACTCTCCCTTGGCAGAGCTGGGAGATGATAAATCTGGGGATGCCAGCAGGCCAACTTCAGCCTTCCCAGATAGTTTCTATGAGTGcttaccagtcaagggcacagggaCAGCAGAGGCTGTCCTGCAGAATGCCTATCAAGCTATCCATAATGAATTAAGAGGTGTATCAGGACAGCTCCCTGAAGGATGTGCATCAACCAAAGTGGTTGTCAGCAATCAGAACCTAATTGATACAGTTCAGAACAAGCAACTCCAAGCCGTACTTCAATGGGTAGCTGCCTCTGAGCTCAATGTCCCTATTTTGTACTTTGCTGGTGATGACGAAGGAATCCAAGAGAAG
- the AKAP3 gene encoding A-kinase anchor protein 3 isoform X2 has translation MSERVDWLQSQNGVCKVDVYSPGDSQPQDWKMEVSNDPVRVLSWLRKDLEKTTAGFQSVRFKPGESSPDGEMTNSGDPQKGFTVDYYNTTNKDNPGRFHFEMTHKENPLPGSGVQDNDGSTVDEVSFYANRLTNLVIAMARKEINEKIDGSENKCVHQSVYMGDEPPANKSLTKVASELVNETVSECSKNTTSDKVPGSGDRVLGSLQSPSNLRYNKTTFKINECKGPDGKPSSKKSFFYKEVFESHNAGDSKEGARSLPGERKMFRGQERPDDFTTSVSQKIMTYANSVVSDMMVSIMKTLKIQVKDTTIATILLKKVLLGHAKEVVSDLIDSLMKNLHNVTGTLMTDTDFVSAVKRSLFFHGSQKASDIMDAMLWKLYSVMFAKKPPENIRKTKDKSESYSLVSMKGMGGPKNQKVNFATMKSEGKLRERMFSPPCKPEKTCVETLGEHIIKEGLSLWHKTQNKEGKSPDFQCATTPNNQYDPPPDFPMEYPLDTCNFIPPMHNLENPENFMCDSDSWAKDLLVSALLLIQYHLAQGGSMDAQSFLEAAGRTNFPTNKAPVVSAETNLKSPHMEGNQEETEKKDLMSVFFNFIRNLLGETIFKNDYGPEPKVPEQPIKEDLCERPVPPCPIKVSEGDEAGGTLAGLAKMVTSHMNGQMIEHLMDSVMKLCLIIAKSCDSPLAELGDDKSGDASRPTSAFPDSFYECLPVKGTGTAEAVLQNAYQAIHNELRGVSGQLPEGCASTKVVVSNQNLIDTVQNKQLQAVLQWVAASELNVPILYFAGDDEGIQEKLLQLSAAAVDKGRSVGEVLQSVLRYEKERQLDEAVGNVTRLQLLDWLMVNL, from the coding sequence GAAGTCTCAAATGATCCTGTCAGAGTGCTCAGCTGGCTCCGCAAAGATCTGGAAAAAACTACAGCAGGGTTCCAAAGTGTTAGGTTCAAGCCTGGAGAATCATCACCTGATGGGGAAATGACCAACTCAGGAGACCCACAGAAGGGTTTCACTGTGGACTACTACAATACCACCAACAAGGACAATCCAGGGAGATTTCATTTTGAGATGACTCACAAAGAAAACCCTCTCCCAGGTTCCGGTGTCCAAGATAATGATGGGAGTACAGTGGATGAAGTTTCCTTCTATGCTAACCGCCTCACAAATTTAGTCATAGCCATGGCCCGCAAGGAGATCAATGAAAAGATCGATGGCTCGGAGAACAAATGTGTCCATCAGTCAGTGTACATGGGGGATGAACCCCCCGCTAACAAAAGCCTGACTAAGGTGGCATCAGAGCTGGTGAATGAGACTGTCTCTGAATGTTCCAAGAATACTACCTCAGATAAGGTTCCTGGCTCTGGTGACAGAGTCTTAGGATCATTGCAGAGTCCCTCAAATTTGAGATACAACAAGACCACTTTTAAGATCAATGAATGCAAGGGTCCAGATGGCAAGCCTAGTTCTAAGAAGTCTTTCTTCTATAAAGAAGTGTTTGAATCTCATAACGCAGGTGATTCCAAAGAGGGTGCAAGGTCCTTACCTGGGGAGAGAAAAATGTTCAGAGGGCAAGAAAGGCCTGATGATTTTACAACTTCTGTTAGTCAGAAGATCATGACCTATGCTAACAGTGTGGTGTCTGATATGATGGTCTCCATAATGAAGACTCTGAAAATCCAAGTGAAGGACACAACCATTGCCACCATCCTGCTGAAGAAGGTACTACTTGGGCATGCAAAAGAGGTGGTCTCAGATCTCATTGACTCCCTCATGAAGAACCTCCACAACGTCACAGGGACCCTCATGACTGATACAGACTTTGTCTCGGCTGTGAAACGAAGTCTCTTCTTTCATGGAAGCCAGAAGGCCTCAGATATTATGGATGCTATGCTGTGGAAGCTCTACAGTGTGATGTTTGCCAAGAAACCTCCTGAGAATATCAGGAAAACCAAGGACAAGTCTGAGAGTTATTCCCTTGTCTCCATGAAAGGAATGGGTGGTCCTAAAAACCAAAAGGTAAATTTTGCAACAATGAAATCTGAAGGTAAATTGAGGGAAAGAATGTTCTCTCCTCCATGCAAACCAGAGAAGACTTGTGTTGAAACTTTGGGTGAACACATTATCAAAGAGGGCCTGAGTTTATGGCATAAAACTcagaataaagaaggaaaatctccAGATTTTCAGTGTGCAACAACTCCCAACAACCAGTATGACCCTCCCCCAGACTTTCCAATGGAATATCCTCTGGATACTTGCAATTTCATCCCCCCTATGCATAACCTAGAGAACCCTGAGAATTTTATGTGTGATTCAGACTCCTGGGCCAAGGACCTGCTTGTATCTGCATTACTTCTGATTCAATACCACCTGGCCCAGGGAGGAAGCATGGATGCACAGAGCTTCCTTGAAGCTGCTGGTAGAACCAACTTTCCTACCAACAAGGCCCCTGTAGTTTCTGCTGAGACCAACCTTAAGTCTCCACATATGGAAGGTAaccaagaagaaacagagaagaaGGATCTAATGAGTGTTTTCTTCAACTTTATCAGGAATTTACTTGGTGAGACCATTTTCAAGAATGACTATGGCCCTGAACCCAAGGTGCCAGAACAACCAATTAAGGAAGACCTATGTGAAAGACCTGTACCCCCTTGTCCCATCAAAGTGAGTGAAGGTGATGAGGCTGGTGGTACTCTTGCTGGGCTGGCCAAGATGGTCACCAGCCACATGAATGGGCAGATGATAGAACATCTAATGGACTCAGTGATGAAATTGTGTCTCATTATTGCCAAGTCCTGCGACTCTCCCTTGGCAGAGCTGGGAGATGATAAATCTGGGGATGCCAGCAGGCCAACTTCAGCCTTCCCAGATAGTTTCTATGAGTGcttaccagtcaagggcacagggaCAGCAGAGGCTGTCCTGCAGAATGCCTATCAAGCTATCCATAATGAATTAAGAGGTGTATCAGGACAGCTCCCTGAAGGATGTGCATCAACCAAAGTGGTTGTCAGCAATCAGAACCTAATTGATACAGTTCAGAACAAGCAACTCCAAGCCGTACTTCAATGGGTAGCTGCCTCTGAGCTCAATGTCCCTATTTTGTACTTTGCTGGTGATGACGAAGGAATCCAAGAGAAG